Proteins encoded within one genomic window of Gammaproteobacteria bacterium:
- a CDS encoding ABC transporter substrate-binding protein translates to MIEMPRLLSAAALTVLLLACSPSSDDSTVDPRSLDWPEIVKAARGETVYFVMWTGDPAINRYMREFVVPHLHKRHGITLEIVPGQADIPSMLMTEIEAGQTVSSMDMVWINGQVFYQLRQIDALYGPFTSKLPNDLFVDWDNPMIAIDFQQRVNGYESPWGNVQLLLITDTERVAHLPRTPRALAEWIHAHPGRFTIDSEFTGLSFLKSLMYAFADSPQELQGSFDRNVYNKLKNRVFEWVRGVRADLWREGRTFPKDVSQLHQLFANGEVDFTMSFNDGEVDNKVAVGLFPKTARAYALKTGTLQNTHYLGIVARSAHKPAAMVVANFLISPEAQLEKLKPEVWGDGTVLAMERLPAPWRSRFRNVPGRSRAPERDALQLFARPEPAPQYMIRLDEDFRNEIVRQ, encoded by the coding sequence ATGATCGAGATGCCAAGGCTGCTGTCGGCCGCCGCGCTGACGGTTTTACTCCTGGCGTGTTCCCCATCCTCCGACGACAGCACGGTGGACCCGCGTTCCCTCGACTGGCCGGAGATCGTAAAGGCGGCGCGCGGAGAAACCGTCTATTTCGTGATGTGGACCGGCGATCCTGCGATCAATCGCTACATGCGCGAGTTTGTCGTTCCGCACTTGCACAAACGACATGGCATCACGCTTGAGATTGTGCCAGGACAGGCGGACATCCCCAGCATGCTCATGACGGAGATCGAAGCCGGCCAAACGGTCAGCAGCATGGACATGGTGTGGATCAACGGTCAGGTGTTCTACCAGCTGCGGCAGATCGACGCTCTGTACGGCCCGTTCACATCAAAGTTGCCCAATGATCTCTTTGTGGACTGGGACAATCCGATGATCGCGATAGACTTCCAGCAGCGGGTCAACGGCTATGAAAGCCCGTGGGGGAACGTACAATTGCTGCTGATCACGGACACCGAGCGGGTCGCCCACCTGCCGCGTACCCCGCGCGCGCTGGCGGAGTGGATTCATGCGCATCCCGGCCGTTTCACCATCGACAGCGAGTTCACGGGCTTAAGTTTTCTCAAGTCGCTGATGTACGCGTTCGCCGATTCGCCGCAAGAACTGCAAGGGTCCTTCGATCGCAACGTCTATAACAAACTTAAAAATCGAGTGTTCGAGTGGGTGCGCGGCGTGCGCGCGGACCTCTGGCGTGAAGGGCGCACCTTTCCCAAGGACGTGTCGCAATTGCATCAACTCTTCGCCAACGGCGAGGTCGACTTCACCATGAGCTTCAACGACGGCGAGGTGGACAACAAGGTAGCCGTCGGCCTGTTCCCCAAGACGGCAAGAGCCTACGCGCTGAAGACCGGCACCTTGCAAAACACGCACTACCTCGGCATCGTCGCGCGCTCAGCCCATAAGCCCGCCGCGATGGTGGTGGCGAATTTTTTGATCTCGCCCGAAGCGCAGCTCGAAAAGCTCAAACCGGAGGTGTGGGGCGATGGCACCGTGCTGGCGATGGAGCGTTTGCCCGCACCCTGGCGGAGCCGGTTTCGCAACGTGCCCGGACGATCCCGGGCGCCGGAACGCGACGCTTTACAGCTATTCGCGCGGCCCGAGCCGGCGCCCCAATACATGATTCGTCTGGATGAAGACTTTCGAAACGAGATTGTTCGTCAATAA
- a CDS encoding ribbon-helix-helix protein, CopG family yields MRVKLTLRLEEGLIEKTKHHARRRGKSVSQIVADYLSLLTSKDSEQSPSASSPISHSLRGALRGQNVAEDDYHRYLVEKHL; encoded by the coding sequence ATGAGAGTAAAACTCACGCTGCGACTTGAGGAAGGATTAATCGAGAAGACCAAACATCACGCCAGACGCCGAGGTAAATCCGTCTCGCAGATCGTCGCTGACTATCTTTCCTTGCTTACGTCAAAAGACAGCGAGCAGTCGCCGAGCGCTTCAAGCCCGATAAGCCATTCACTTCGGGGCGCGCTTCGAGGACAGAATGTGGCCGAAGACGACTATCACCGATACCTCGTCGAAAAGCATCTGTGA
- a CDS encoding PIN domain-containing protein, which yields MKILFDTNVVLDVLLDRAPFSEVATALFASVERDELAGYLCATTITTVHYLATKAVGAKEGRHAIGKLLSLFEVAPVNRIVLETALGSRFTDFEDAVLHEAARHVGAQGVVTRNADDFKHPQLQIYLPDELSKIIQSL from the coding sequence GTGAAGATCCTGTTTGACACAAACGTGGTGCTGGATGTCCTGTTGGATCGAGCACCGTTCTCGGAAGTGGCCACGGCATTGTTCGCAAGCGTGGAGCGGGACGAGTTAGCGGGTTATCTTTGTGCAACGACCATAACCACGGTTCACTACTTGGCGACCAAAGCGGTGGGTGCGAAAGAGGGAAGGCACGCAATAGGGAAATTGTTGAGCTTGTTCGAGGTGGCACCGGTAAACAGGATAGTGCTTGAAACTGCGTTGGGTTCGCGCTTTACAGACTTCGAAGATGCGGTTTTACACGAAGCTGCTCGTCACGTGGGCGCGCAAGGCGTTGTCACGAGGAACGCAGATGATTTCAAACACCCTCAACTCCAAATCTACTTGCCCGACGAGCTTTCAAAAATAATTCAGTCGCTATAG
- a CDS encoding ABC transporter permease subunit, translating into MIRAGSTSLLCVLIAVPLVLLLLLSVTRHWSYPGLWPDALQWSQWRVMLSGDRGLLDALVSSLLIAVIVAVGATTAGFLTSQRIAGHRRRGVLLMLALLPFAISPVVLGVTLNYGFIRLQLAASLWGVILAQFLFAYAYAVLLLSGFWNTRIAALSELAESIGADRFQIWWRVRLPLAAGLLGVSLFQTFLISWFDFALARLIGAGRVQTLPLLVFDYFGSGDFRLAAACGVLLVGLPLAAVLLNRRLLAWPLTAASSRV; encoded by the coding sequence GTGATCCGAGCCGGATCCACATCGCTGCTGTGCGTTCTCATTGCTGTGCCGCTGGTGCTGCTGCTCTTGCTATCGGTTACGCGACACTGGAGTTATCCAGGACTCTGGCCCGACGCGCTGCAATGGAGTCAATGGCGGGTCATGCTATCAGGCGACCGAGGTCTCTTGGACGCGTTGGTGTCGTCGCTGTTGATTGCCGTGATCGTTGCAGTCGGCGCTACCACGGCGGGCTTCCTGACGAGCCAGCGGATCGCCGGTCATCGGCGACGCGGCGTGCTCTTGATGCTGGCGCTCTTGCCTTTCGCGATCTCGCCGGTCGTGCTCGGCGTGACCTTGAATTACGGCTTCATCCGGCTGCAATTAGCAGCAAGCTTGTGGGGCGTTATCCTCGCGCAGTTTTTGTTCGCCTATGCCTACGCGGTGCTCCTGTTAAGCGGCTTCTGGAACACGAGAATCGCGGCCTTATCCGAACTGGCGGAGTCTATCGGTGCCGATCGATTCCAGATCTGGTGGCGGGTGCGGCTCCCGCTGGCGGCTGGTCTGCTCGGGGTCAGCCTGTTTCAGACCTTTCTGATTTCGTGGTTCGATTTCGCGCTTGCCCGGCTCATCGGCGCGGGCCGCGTGCAAACCTTGCCGTTGCTGGTCTTCGACTACTTCGGCTCGGGTGATTTCAGGCTGGCCGCCGCCTGTGGTGTATTGCTGGTCGGGCTACCGCTTGCCGCCGTCCTGCTGAACCGCCGGCTGCTGGCATGGCCTCTCACCGCGGCAAGCAGCCGCGTATGA
- a CDS encoding ABC transporter permease produces MKTFETRLFVNKRTRWAGVNSRALLVDPWIVGFVMLTAGAVILALAFAGLYSVGVLGLLSESWTTAHWRYVLFESGVWSALGFSLALTLVTLGLATVAALATVLIVDMRVRRGPFAVLVYAPLAVPGIVAALLSYQILGDAGLLSRMAHAVGWIRSPAEFPALVFDRLGVGIILTHFAMITPFFVILFDRLFENERVAELRQLAYTLGATRMQALSRVVLPLLLVRALPVCAVYGVVLMGAFEVPLLIGARYPTMISVEIYSRFASYDLTARPQAYAMATLYLLLVLAAWSVALRWRPRPAQTPR; encoded by the coding sequence ATGAAGACTTTCGAAACGAGATTGTTCGTCAATAAGCGCACGAGGTGGGCGGGCGTCAACAGCCGAGCGTTACTGGTGGACCCGTGGATCGTCGGATTTGTAATGCTTACCGCGGGAGCAGTGATACTGGCGCTCGCGTTCGCCGGGCTTTACAGCGTTGGCGTGTTAGGTTTGCTGAGCGAGAGCTGGACCACGGCGCACTGGCGTTATGTGTTGTTCGAAAGCGGCGTCTGGAGCGCGCTTGGATTTAGCCTGGCGCTGACCCTCGTGACCTTGGGTCTGGCGACGGTTGCGGCTCTTGCCACAGTGTTAATTGTCGATATGCGAGTGCGCCGCGGTCCGTTCGCGGTGCTGGTGTATGCGCCGCTGGCGGTGCCCGGCATCGTCGCCGCCCTGCTGAGCTATCAAATCCTCGGCGATGCTGGCCTGCTGTCCCGCATGGCTCACGCCGTAGGCTGGATTCGCAGTCCGGCGGAGTTTCCGGCGCTGGTCTTCGATCGCCTCGGCGTTGGTATCATACTCACGCACTTCGCGATGATCACACCGTTCTTCGTGATCCTGTTCGATCGCCTGTTCGAGAACGAGCGGGTGGCCGAACTACGGCAATTAGCTTATACCCTAGGCGCCACGCGAATGCAGGCGCTCTCCCGCGTGGTCTTGCCTTTGCTGCTCGTCCGAGCGCTACCGGTGTGCGCGGTGTACGGGGTGGTGCTGATGGGCGCGTTCGAGGTGCCGCTCCTGATCGGCGCGCGTTATCCGACCATGATCTCGGTGGAGATCTACTCCCGATTCGCGAGCTACGATCTCACCGCCAGGCCGCAGGCCTACGCAATGGCCACACTTTATCTTCTGCTGGTGCTGGCGGCATGGTCAGTGGCGTTGCGGTGGCGTCCGCGGCCGGCGCAAACGCCGCGGTGA
- a CDS encoding ABC transporter ATP-binding protein, with translation MNGAQTLDAWLKVQAIRKRFGARPLFDKVSFEVARGQTLAVIGASGSGKTTLLRILAGLDRDHQGRIFIDDRDVTSLPARQRQALYLYQEPLLFPHLNVFENIAFGLRLRRLPKTQVREQVEQVLGEIELQGLDARKPESLSGGQRQRVAFGRALVVQPALLLLDEPFGSLDPETRAAMQELFGRVASQHRITSVFVTHDLKEALRVGDQFGLIADGRLRNYIDRAAFCADPDSGVQRELRFWEALRVEAIGSGAKPTP, from the coding sequence ATGAACGGTGCGCAAACACTTGACGCTTGGCTAAAGGTCCAGGCCATACGCAAACGTTTCGGCGCGCGGCCCTTGTTTGACAAAGTCAGTTTCGAAGTCGCGCGCGGCCAGACGCTGGCCGTTATCGGCGCGTCCGGATCCGGCAAAACGACTTTGCTCCGAATCCTCGCGGGACTCGACCGCGATCATCAGGGGCGGATTTTCATCGATGATCGCGATGTCACCAGTTTGCCTGCCCGCCAGCGGCAGGCGCTGTACCTGTATCAGGAACCGTTATTGTTTCCTCATCTCAACGTGTTCGAAAACATTGCATTTGGATTGAGGCTGCGACGCCTGCCGAAGACGCAAGTGCGCGAGCAAGTGGAGCAGGTTTTAGGCGAGATCGAGCTGCAGGGTCTAGACGCGCGCAAACCGGAGAGCCTGTCCGGAGGACAACGCCAGCGAGTCGCCTTCGGCCGGGCGCTGGTGGTGCAACCGGCATTGCTGTTGCTGGACGAGCCCTTCGGCAGTCTAGACCCGGAGACGCGCGCAGCGATGCAGGAATTGTTCGGGCGGGTAGCGAGCCAACATCGGATCACGTCGGTCTTCGTCACGCATGATCTGAAAGAGGCGCTGAGAGTCGGCGACCAATTCGGTCTGATCGCCGATGGACGCCTGCGCAATTATATCGATCGCGCCGCGTTTTGCGCCGATCCGGACAGCGGAGTGCAGCGGGAGTTAAGATTCTGGGAAGCGCTGAGGGTCGAAGCCATCGGATCAGGCGCCAAGCCCACGCCGTAA